The Candidatus Arthromitus sp. SFB-mouse-Japan genome includes a region encoding these proteins:
- a CDS encoding APC family permease, producing the protein MLNSLEKRYGFWTAVAMVVGIVIGSGVFFKAEKVIQITDGNIYIGIFSWIASGSIMVICAYAFSILAGRYSKVNGIVDYSEASFGKTYGYIVGWFMSVVYYPSLTAILCWISARYTLTLFGINIGANSTEVYVIGIIYLVLICALNIFAPMLAGKIQVSTTFIKLIPLVLMGVIGIIKGISNGQIVQNFVSVSTDIVTSNSIFGAIVATAFAYEGWIVATTINSELKNSRKDLPKALIVGSIFIVVVYTLYFIGISGPLSVNDFIQGGEDSIKHAFFNILGNFGGSTLFIFVIISCLGTLNGMMLATIRGLYSLSIRGMGPCPKFFSKVSEKTNLPVNSGLFGVIIVFIWILLWYLSNKGFFGLFLDFSELPVISMYALYIPIFLCMSRKLEGLNIFNKYIIPYAAVVCSLFMIYATILSHGIVAVSLYFVLFVFVIVVGLIFKNGSKKESL; encoded by the coding sequence GTGTTAAATAGTCTGGAAAAGAGATATGGGTTTTGGACAGCCGTTGCGATGGTTGTAGGGATTGTTATAGGGAGTGGTGTGTTTTTTAAAGCAGAAAAAGTCATTCAAATTACCGATGGTAATATATACATAGGTATATTTTCTTGGATTGCTAGTGGAAGTATAATGGTTATTTGTGCTTATGCTTTTTCAATTTTAGCAGGACGGTATTCTAAAGTTAATGGAATTGTTGATTATTCAGAGGCTTCTTTTGGGAAAACATATGGTTATATTGTTGGTTGGTTTATGTCTGTTGTTTATTATCCATCGCTTACTGCTATATTGTGCTGGATATCTGCACGATATACGTTAACTCTATTTGGGATCAACATTGGTGCAAATAGTACAGAAGTGTATGTAATAGGTATAATTTATTTAGTTTTAATTTGTGCTTTGAATATATTTGCTCCGATGTTAGCAGGAAAAATTCAAGTTTCTACAACTTTTATAAAATTAATTCCACTAGTTCTTATGGGAGTTATAGGTATAATTAAGGGGATTTCAAATGGACAGATAGTACAAAATTTTGTTAGTGTATCAACTGATATTGTTACTTCTAATTCAATATTTGGGGCAATTGTGGCTACAGCGTTTGCCTATGAGGGTTGGATTGTTGCTACAACTATAAACTCTGAATTAAAGAATTCACGTAAAGATTTGCCTAAAGCTTTGATTGTAGGGAGTATTTTCATAGTTGTTGTATATACGTTATATTTTATAGGAATCTCTGGACCATTGTCTGTTAATGATTTTATACAAGGTGGAGAAGACTCAATTAAACATGCATTTTTTAATATTTTAGGAAATTTTGGAGGAAGTACATTATTTATTTTTGTCATAATTTCTTGTCTTGGAACTTTAAATGGTATGATGCTTGCAACTATAAGGGGATTATATTCATTATCGATTAGGGGAATGGGACCATGTCCTAAATTTTTCTCAAAGGTGAGTGAGAAAACTAATTTACCCGTTAACTCAGGGTTATTTGGAGTTATAATAGTATTCATATGGATATTATTGTGGTATTTAAGTAATAAAGGTTTTTTTGGTCTGTTTTTAGATTTTTCAGAGTTACCAGTTATTAGTATGTATGCATTGTATATTCCTATATTCTTATGCATGAGTAGGAAACTTGAGGGTTTGAATATATTTAATAAGTATATCATACCTTATGCAGCTGTAGTATGTTCATTATTTATGATATATGCGACTATTCTTTCTCATGGAATTGTAGCTGTTAGTTTGTATTTTGTATTATTTGTATTTGTGATTGTAGTAGGATTGATATTTAAAAATGGTTCAAAAAAAGAGAGTCTGTAA
- the mnmH gene encoding tRNA 2-selenouridine(34) synthase MnmH — protein MDNVCIIDVRSENEFKNGTISGAINIPILNNGEREEVGFVYVNKSVREAKRLALKYAGYKLEEIFDKVSNQFEKNKDIVFFCARGGMRSLTIHNLFNSIGIKNFKLDMGYKGYRKFLRENFENYLNKIRFIVIHGKTGIGKTKILNELKAQGYPVIDLEYAANHRASFLGGVNLGEQNSQKNFESIIFHNILEIIKRNKHNNQEKINVFIEGESKRIGKIIMPEYFFKFMNEGIHVCVDLPVKLRVENLIEDYLKVSLSELNTRKINVDREILEDFRKNMTLLDKYSSKNDMKEYNNLLENGEYERLAETLIKNYYDPKYLNSMSKHNFEFNFELDSLEKFLRELKDLYKSLE, from the coding sequence ATGGATAATGTTTGCATAATAGATGTTAGGTCTGAGAATGAATTTAAAAATGGAACGATAAGTGGTGCGATTAATATTCCTATATTGAACAATGGAGAGAGAGAAGAAGTAGGATTTGTTTATGTTAATAAGAGTGTTCGTGAAGCGAAAAGATTAGCTTTAAAATATGCAGGATATAAACTTGAAGAGATTTTTGATAAAGTTTCTAATCAGTTTGAAAAAAATAAAGATATAGTATTTTTCTGTGCACGTGGAGGAATGAGAAGTTTAACTATACATAATTTATTTAATTCTATTGGTATAAAAAATTTTAAGTTGGATATGGGATACAAAGGCTATAGAAAATTTTTGAGAGAGAATTTTGAAAATTATTTAAATAAGATAAGGTTTATTGTAATTCACGGAAAAACTGGAATTGGAAAAACAAAAATATTAAATGAGTTGAAGGCGCAAGGATATCCTGTTATTGATCTTGAATATGCGGCGAATCATCGTGCTTCATTTTTGGGTGGAGTTAATCTTGGAGAACAAAATTCCCAAAAAAATTTTGAATCAATAATTTTTCATAATATTTTAGAAATAATCAAGAGAAATAAGCACAATAATCAAGAGAAAATTAACGTTTTTATAGAGGGAGAAAGTAAGAGGATAGGTAAGATTATTATGCCTGAGTACTTTTTTAAATTTATGAATGAAGGTATTCATGTTTGTGTAGACTTGCCTGTTAAACTCAGAGTTGAAAATTTGATTGAGGATTATTTGAAAGTTTCACTAAGTGAATTGAATACAAGGAAAATAAATGTTGATAGAGAGATTTTGGAAGATTTTAGAAAAAATATGACTCTTTTAGATAAATACTCAAGTAAGAATGATATGAAAGAATACAATAATTTATTAGAAAATGGAGAGTATGAGAGATTAGCAGAGACGTTGATTAAAAATTATTATGATCCTAAATATTTAAATTCGATGAGTAAGCATAATTTTGAGTTTAATTTCGAGTTAGATTCTTTGGAGAAATTTTTAAGAGAATTAAAAGATTTATATAAATCATTAGAATAA
- a CDS encoding MBL fold metallo-hydrolase yields MINYVNYGGADGITGACHMICTDYGNILLDCGIFQGKDIKKYSNVDFYFDPSKVDAIVLSHAHIDHCGRIPILYSMGYKGKVYGTKATKLLSKVLLEESLKIYNSSEDSDKLFDDKSLDMFMENYVEIGYRNNSKILDNVYVELFDAGHLLGSASVVLKIKDKSIFYSGDIGKLNTPILRDPEQVTDVDYAIIESTYGSLEEHEPNEFFDKFKEIIINTLMEGGKCIIPAATVGKMQEILYLLNDIYEENKFEYKVYIDSPMSAKIIDIYEKCEDIYDEEAKCRLDNGDNPLYFDSLRYITTKEESIEVQENNEPYVVLAAGGMCEGGRIVYHLRKQIENSINSVILIGNQAQGTLGWKLSNGVKDIKIFKDKLKVNAKIFNFPSLSGHGDCNSLVKYISFMEGKLTKLFLVHGDRKSQIDLKNKLGIYNIEYTKFLEKYTLK; encoded by the coding sequence ATGATTAATTATGTAAATTATGGAGGAGCTGATGGAATAACAGGAGCATGTCATATGATTTGTACAGATTATGGAAATATATTATTGGATTGTGGGATATTTCAAGGTAAAGATATAAAGAAATATTCTAATGTGGATTTTTACTTTGATCCATCGAAAGTTGATGCTATTGTTTTAAGTCATGCTCATATTGATCATTGTGGACGGATTCCTATTTTATATAGCATGGGATACAAAGGAAAGGTTTATGGGACAAAAGCAACAAAGCTTCTTTCAAAAGTTTTGTTAGAAGAGAGCTTAAAAATATATAATTCTTCTGAAGATAGTGATAAATTATTTGATGATAAAAGCCTTGATATGTTTATGGAAAATTATGTTGAAATAGGTTATAGAAATAATAGTAAAATTTTAGATAATGTATATGTTGAATTATTTGATGCTGGTCATTTGCTAGGTTCTGCCTCTGTTGTATTGAAGATTAAGGATAAATCAATATTTTACAGTGGGGATATAGGTAAATTAAATACTCCTATACTACGAGATCCAGAGCAAGTTACTGATGTTGATTATGCAATAATTGAAAGTACTTATGGAAGTTTAGAAGAGCACGAACCGAATGAGTTTTTTGATAAATTTAAAGAAATTATTATTAATACCTTAATGGAAGGTGGTAAATGTATAATACCAGCTGCTACAGTTGGTAAAATGCAAGAGATATTATATTTGTTGAATGATATTTATGAGGAAAATAAATTTGAATATAAAGTTTATATAGATAGTCCTATGTCTGCTAAGATTATAGATATTTATGAAAAGTGTGAAGATATTTACGATGAAGAGGCTAAATGTAGATTGGACAATGGTGACAACCCTTTATATTTTGATTCACTTAGATATATAACAACTAAAGAGGAATCTATTGAGGTTCAAGAAAATAATGAGCCTTATGTTGTTTTAGCCGCAGGGGGAATGTGTGAGGGTGGAAGAATAGTATATCATTTAAGAAAGCAAATTGAGAATTCCATTAATTCTGTTATATTGATAGGAAATCAAGCTCAGGGGACATTAGGGTGGAAGCTTAGTAATGGAGTTAAAGATATAAAAATATTTAAAGATAAGCTTAAAGTTAATGCTAAGATCTTTAATTTTCCAAGTTTATCTGGGCATGGAGATTGTAATAGTTTGGTTAAATATATATCATTTATGGAAGGGAAGCTTACAAAATTATTTTTAGTTCACGGTGACAGAAAAAGTCAAATAGATTTAAAAAATAAATTGGGTATTTACAATATTGAATACACAAAATTTTTAGAGAAATATACTTTAAAATAG
- the nifJ gene encoding pyruvate:ferredoxin (flavodoxin) oxidoreductase has protein sequence MTVDGNGAAAYVAYAFTEIAAIYPISPSSGVGENIDEMASQGKKNIFGRVVDIVEMQSEAGAAGTVHGLLQGGTLTTTYTASQGLLLMIPNMYKIAGELLPGVFYVTARAVAAQALSIFGDHQDVMATKQTGFSLLAVSGVQEIMDLAPIAHLSAIKGKVPFLVFYDGYRTSHEVQKVEAFEYEELKKLVDFDALNEFKSRALNPGNPVSRGTAQNPDIYFQAREAANTYYEELPKIVEQYMGKINELTGKNYKLFNYYGAQDAERIIICMGSSAETVEETVDYLMSKGEKVGVLIVHLYRPFSVKHLLNEIPMSVEKIAVLDRTKEPGSQGEPLYKDVISAFYGTDRNPTIVGGRYGLASKEINPTHVVSVFELLKSNSVVNGFTVGIVDDVTNTSIDLVDDVLIEDSAMISCKFWGLGSDGTVGANKMAIKIIGDNTDKHVQAYFEYDSKKSGGITISHLRFGDSRIRSTYGIVKADFVACHNQAYMSKYETIVTGVKNNGAFLLNTLWTPEELEEKLPAHVKRTIANNNIHFYTINAVKIARELGLGGRINMIMQSAFFKLAKIIPIEDAVKYLKASAEKAYGKKGEKIVKMNFDAIDAGVSAIVKIDVPESWKNAQDIDKKDVYTCNLGKTDYVKSILEPVNKLQGNTLPVSVFKGREDGTFEHGTSKFEKRGIAVTVPKWNPETCIQCNMCAFVCPHAVIRPFLLTDDEMKNAPEGYLSAEAKGIKTENKLQFSMQVSIEDCTGCGNCVDVCPSKPKSLEMVSTDGERDKHKQEHYDYSFDPEKVSPKKNPLPLTTVKASQFQEPLMEFSGACAGCGETPYSKLVTQLFGPRMVVANATGCSSIWGGSVPAMPYTKNSEGRGPAWANSLFEDAAEFGYGLYLASKNRRNDNLSLANELIEKGNISSELSALLKEWCENFNNGDMTLELQKKIVPLLEKESDAIAKKLLNNKEFFVKTSNWIFGGDGWAYDIGFGGLDHVIAQNQDINILIFDTEIYSNTGGQSSKSTPFGAIAKFAAQGKRVKKKNLAAMAMSYGYVYVAQVSLSADFNQALKAIKEAEAYPGPSIVIAYSQCISHGILTGMGTAQKQAKRAIEAGYWSLFRYNPALKDEGKNPFILDSKEPTQDFKEYIKSEIRFNSLSKIVPEEMEKIFDQAARDAEEKNKQYRDLAGLE, from the coding sequence ATGACTGTTGATGGTAATGGTGCTGCAGCATATGTCGCATATGCATTTACAGAAATAGCAGCTATTTATCCTATATCACCTTCAAGTGGTGTTGGAGAAAATATAGATGAAATGGCATCACAAGGCAAAAAAAATATATTTGGGAGAGTTGTTGACATTGTAGAAATGCAATCAGAGGCAGGGGCAGCAGGTACGGTTCATGGCTTACTACAAGGCGGAACTCTTACAACTACTTATACAGCGTCTCAAGGATTATTATTAATGATACCTAATATGTATAAGATTGCTGGAGAGTTGCTTCCAGGAGTGTTTTATGTAACAGCAAGAGCTGTAGCAGCACAAGCACTATCTATATTTGGTGATCATCAAGACGTTATGGCAACTAAACAAACAGGATTTTCTTTGTTAGCAGTTAGTGGAGTTCAAGAAATTATGGATTTAGCTCCTATTGCTCATTTATCTGCAATTAAAGGGAAAGTTCCATTTCTTGTATTTTATGACGGATATAGAACATCACATGAAGTTCAAAAGGTAGAAGCATTTGAATACGAAGAATTAAAGAAATTAGTTGATTTTGATGCTTTGAATGAGTTTAAGAGCAGAGCATTAAATCCTGGAAATCCTGTAAGTAGAGGTACTGCACAAAACCCTGATATATATTTTCAGGCTAGAGAGGCTGCAAATACTTATTATGAGGAATTACCAAAAATAGTTGAGCAGTATATGGGCAAAATAAATGAGCTTACTGGTAAGAATTATAAATTGTTTAATTATTATGGGGCACAGGATGCTGAAAGAATAATAATTTGTATGGGATCTTCTGCAGAGACTGTAGAAGAAACTGTTGATTATTTGATGTCAAAAGGTGAAAAAGTTGGTGTTCTCATAGTTCATTTATATAGACCGTTTAGTGTTAAGCATTTGTTAAATGAGATTCCTATGAGTGTCGAGAAAATAGCTGTTTTGGATAGAACCAAAGAGCCAGGATCTCAGGGTGAACCATTATACAAAGATGTTATATCAGCTTTTTATGGAACGGATAGAAATCCAACAATAGTTGGTGGACGTTATGGATTAGCTTCTAAAGAGATTAATCCTACTCATGTGGTTTCTGTATTTGAATTATTAAAATCTAATAGTGTAGTTAATGGATTTACTGTTGGTATAGTAGACGATGTTACAAATACTAGTATAGATTTAGTAGATGATGTATTAATAGAGGATTCGGCAATGATTAGCTGTAAGTTCTGGGGATTGGGATCTGATGGAACTGTTGGAGCTAATAAAATGGCTATTAAAATAATTGGAGATAATACTGATAAACATGTTCAAGCTTATTTTGAATATGATTCTAAAAAATCTGGTGGGATAACAATTTCTCATTTAAGATTTGGAGATAGCAGGATTAGATCTACTTATGGAATAGTTAAGGCTGATTTTGTAGCTTGTCATAATCAGGCGTATATGAGTAAATATGAAACAATTGTTACCGGTGTAAAAAATAATGGTGCATTTTTGTTGAATACATTGTGGACTCCTGAAGAATTAGAGGAAAAATTGCCTGCACACGTTAAGAGAACGATTGCAAATAATAATATACATTTTTATACAATAAATGCTGTTAAGATTGCTAGAGAGTTAGGTCTTGGTGGAAGAATTAATATGATAATGCAATCAGCGTTCTTTAAACTAGCGAAAATAATACCTATAGAGGATGCTGTTAAATATTTAAAGGCATCTGCAGAAAAAGCATATGGTAAAAAAGGTGAAAAAATTGTAAAAATGAACTTTGATGCTATAGATGCAGGTGTTTCTGCTATAGTTAAAATTGATGTTCCAGAAAGCTGGAAGAATGCACAGGATATTGATAAAAAAGATGTTTACACTTGTAATTTAGGTAAAACTGATTACGTGAAGAGTATTCTTGAACCAGTAAATAAACTTCAAGGAAATACTTTACCTGTAAGTGTATTTAAAGGTAGAGAAGATGGTACATTTGAGCATGGAACTTCTAAGTTTGAGAAGAGAGGTATTGCGGTTACCGTACCTAAGTGGAATCCTGAGACATGTATCCAATGTAATATGTGTGCGTTTGTTTGTCCACATGCCGTTATTAGACCGTTCCTGTTAACAGATGATGAGATGAAAAATGCTCCAGAAGGATATTTATCTGCTGAGGCAAAAGGTATTAAGACAGAAAATAAATTACAATTTTCTATGCAAGTTTCTATAGAAGATTGTACAGGATGCGGTAACTGTGTAGATGTATGTCCATCTAAACCAAAATCATTGGAAATGGTTTCTACTGATGGTGAACGTGATAAGCATAAGCAAGAGCATTATGATTATTCATTTGATCCAGAAAAAGTTTCTCCTAAAAAGAATCCACTCCCACTTACAACAGTTAAAGCGAGTCAATTCCAAGAACCATTGATGGAATTTAGTGGGGCTTGTGCTGGATGTGGCGAGACTCCTTATTCTAAACTTGTAACTCAATTGTTTGGACCAAGAATGGTAGTTGCCAACGCAACTGGATGTTCTTCTATTTGGGGTGGATCTGTACCAGCTATGCCTTATACTAAAAATAGTGAGGGAAGAGGACCAGCTTGGGCTAACTCCTTATTTGAAGATGCTGCCGAGTTTGGTTATGGGTTATATTTAGCTTCAAAAAATAGAAGAAACGATAATCTTTCTTTGGCTAATGAATTGATTGAAAAAGGAAATATTTCTTCAGAACTAAGTGCGTTATTAAAAGAGTGGTGTGAGAATTTTAATAATGGTGATATGACTTTGGAATTGCAAAAGAAAATAGTTCCATTATTAGAGAAAGAATCAGACGCTATAGCTAAGAAATTGTTAAATAATAAAGAGTTTTTTGTTAAAACTTCTAATTGGATATTTGGAGGAGATGGATGGGCTTATGATATTGGATTTGGTGGTCTAGATCATGTTATTGCACAGAATCAAGATATCAACATTCTAATATTTGATACCGAAATATATTCAAATACTGGAGGTCAATCTTCTAAGTCAACTCCATTTGGTGCTATAGCTAAGTTTGCTGCACAAGGTAAGAGAGTCAAGAAGAAAAATTTAGCTGCAATGGCTATGAGTTATGGATATGTTTATGTTGCTCAAGTATCTTTAAGTGCTGACTTTAATCAAGCATTGAAGGCTATAAAAGAAGCTGAGGCTTATCCAGGACCATCAATAGTAATTGCATATAGTCAGTGTATAAGTCACGGAATATTGACTGGAATGGGTACAGCTCAAAAGCAAGCTAAGAGAGCTATAGAGGCTGGATATTGGAGTTTATTTAGATATAATCCGGCATTGAAAGATGAAGGAAAGAATCCATTTATATTAGACTCTAAAGAGCCAACTCAAGACTTTAAAGAGTATATTAAGAGTGAGATAAGATTTAATTCTTTATCTAAGATTGTTCCAGAAGAGATGGAAAAAATATTTGATCAAGCAGCTAGAGATGCTGAAGAGAAAAATAAACAATATAGAGATCTTGCTGGTTTAGAATAA
- the nagZ gene encoding beta-N-acetylhexosaminidase produces the protein MVFILKRVLILVFLGLFTLGSCSYYYKKDETYISVKVSEPDEILERINAMSLDEKIGQLFIVGFDGGSYLTQEDISLIRDYKVSGFIFFRRNIQTSDQVVKLINEIKSVNNAECTVPMFLSLDQEGGTVTRLPDEIIKFNRAHDIGKLNDENYAYDVAKLMGEIIHSLGFNMNFAPVLDVYTNSENMVIGSRSFSSDKEVVAKLGIATMNGLKDNGIIAVGKHYPGHGDTKEDSHYELPVLDHDYERVKGVEIYPFKMAIENGIDSILVSHLFYKNIDPENIVTLSKVFLYDILRKDLKFRGLVITDDMIMKGLTNHISIPEACFEAFKAGVDVLLIGSGYQNIVESINYIKQSVLNGKIQEFEIDRKLYNILRIKQKYNVNNDSVSRINVNEFNDKIRSLIDKN, from the coding sequence ATGGTTTTTATATTAAAAAGGGTTTTGATCCTAGTATTTTTGGGTTTGTTTACTTTGGGTTCTTGCTCATATTACTATAAGAAAGATGAAACATATATTTCAGTGAAAGTTAGTGAGCCAGATGAAATATTAGAGAGAATAAATGCTATGAGTTTAGATGAGAAGATTGGGCAATTATTTATAGTTGGATTTGATGGTGGATCATATTTAACTCAAGAGGATATTTCTCTTATAAGAGATTATAAAGTTTCTGGATTTATATTTTTTAGGAGAAATATTCAAACTTCTGATCAGGTTGTTAAACTTATTAATGAAATTAAGAGTGTTAATAATGCAGAATGTACTGTTCCGATGTTTCTTTCATTAGATCAGGAAGGTGGGACTGTCACAAGACTTCCTGATGAAATTATTAAATTTAATCGTGCACATGATATTGGAAAATTAAATGATGAAAATTATGCTTATGATGTTGCGAAGCTTATGGGTGAGATAATACATAGTTTAGGGTTTAATATGAATTTTGCTCCAGTTTTAGATGTATATACTAATTCTGAAAATATGGTTATCGGATCAAGATCTTTTTCTTCGGATAAGGAAGTTGTTGCGAAATTGGGAATAGCTACTATGAACGGACTTAAAGATAATGGCATTATTGCTGTAGGAAAACATTACCCAGGTCATGGAGATACGAAAGAGGATTCTCATTATGAATTGCCTGTACTTGATCATGATTATGAGAGAGTGAAGGGTGTTGAGATTTATCCGTTTAAAATGGCTATAGAAAATGGTATTGATTCAATTTTAGTATCACATTTATTTTATAAAAATATTGATCCAGAGAATATTGTTACTCTGTCTAAAGTTTTTTTGTATGATATACTTAGGAAAGATTTAAAATTTAGAGGGCTTGTTATAACAGATGATATGATAATGAAAGGACTTACTAACCATATTTCTATTCCTGAAGCTTGTTTTGAAGCTTTTAAGGCTGGTGTTGATGTGTTACTTATTGGATCAGGATATCAAAATATCGTAGAATCTATTAATTATATTAAACAATCAGTTTTAAACGGGAAAATTCAGGAGTTTGAAATCGATAGGAAATTGTATAATATTTTAAGGATTAAACAAAAGTATAATGTAAATAATGACAGTGTATCAAGGATTAATGTTAATGAATTCAATGATAAAATAAGAAGTTTAATAGATAAAAATTAA
- a CDS encoding DUF1450 domain-containing protein has product MKKVDICESNFALGTDKVVEELEKSQEFEVEVHGCLGHCGECCETLFVLLDGEMISADSPEKLLDEINNNK; this is encoded by the coding sequence ATGAAAAAAGTAGATATTTGCGAGAGTAATTTTGCTTTGGGCACAGATAAAGTTGTAGAAGAATTAGAAAAGTCACAAGAATTTGAAGTTGAAGTTCACGGCTGTTTAGGTCATTGTGGAGAATGTTGTGAAACTCTTTTTGTTTTATTGGATGGTGAAATGATTTCAGCAGATTCACCAGAAAAATTACTTGATGAAATAAATAATAACAAATAA
- a CDS encoding DUF1292 domain-containing protein, with amino-acid sequence MVNEDKDKELLNDEEFEHEPVFVEFEDENQNTIRCEVIDGFEYKDKNYCVVHNDEDGSSYVFRLTDDDELVVPEEKEFEEVAAYYDSMIEED; translated from the coding sequence ATGGTGAATGAAGATAAAGATAAAGAATTATTAAATGATGAAGAATTTGAACATGAACCAGTGTTTGTTGAATTTGAAGACGAGAACCAAAACACTATAAGGTGTGAGGTTATTGATGGATTTGAATACAAAGATAAAAATTATTGTGTTGTTCATAATGATGAGGATGGTTCGTCATATGTTTTTAGATTGACTGACGATGATGAGTTAGTTGTACCAGAGGAAAAAGAGTTCGAAGAAGTTGCCGCTTATTATGATAGCATGATAGAGGAAGATTAA
- a CDS encoding HAD family hydrolase: protein MKFAIFDVDLTLTKKDTFIEFYKFLCKEDKRFYAYFNKAIFSGLMYVLKIYDEKKSKEQYLSFLNGIREDVLNRFARKFFYEYLINELIYRDAIIEIEKRKSEGYVIILISASPEFYLKYFNELSCIDYVLGTRYEIINGFYTGKMIGFNNKGREKVFRFRELLFEEKIRNYDFDSSIMYSDSLHDLPMFSIVGTGFLINSNKRVDKLINLNWN from the coding sequence ATGAAGTTTGCAATATTTGATGTTGATTTAACATTGACAAAGAAAGATACATTTATTGAATTTTATAAATTTTTATGTAAAGAGGATAAGCGGTTTTATGCTTATTTTAATAAGGCTATTTTTTCAGGTTTGATGTATGTACTTAAAATATATGATGAGAAAAAATCTAAGGAGCAATATTTATCTTTTTTGAACGGGATTCGTGAAGACGTTTTAAATAGATTTGCGAGAAAATTTTTTTATGAGTATTTGATAAATGAACTTATTTACAGGGATGCTATAATTGAAATTGAAAAGCGTAAGAGTGAAGGATATGTTATAATTTTAATTTCAGCTTCTCCTGAATTTTATTTAAAATACTTTAATGAATTGAGTTGTATTGATTATGTTTTGGGGACAAGATATGAAATTATAAATGGATTTTATACGGGTAAGATGATAGGCTTTAATAATAAAGGTAGGGAAAAAGTTTTTAGATTTCGAGAGCTTTTGTTTGAAGAGAAGATAAGGAATTATGATTTTGATAGTTCAATAATGTATTCGGATTCTCTACATGACCTCCCTATGTTTAGTATTGTTGGGACTGGTTTTTTGATAAATAGTAATAAAAGGGTAGATAAATTAATTAATTTGAATTGGAATTAG
- a CDS encoding aminotransferase class IV, whose translation MEFKFKKFLFNGELISETEFKDYYEYHKKNVYEVIRIINSKILFLNDHISRLSNSILLMYGNKINLDDLIPNIEKVIQENEIFNGNIKIEFIFKDDKVNIYIYPISFYYPDTRFGVTSVTLNIERDNPYIKSYNYSLKKKMEKSIEDNGVYEVLLVNKDGLITEGSRSNIYFIKDDSFFTAPIHMVLNGVTRINVNKIIRNLGFNLFENAVHVDDIDKFDACFLTSTSSNVLSINRINDIQINSSENKYLNMVSSSFEKYLKKI comes from the coding sequence ATGGAATTTAAGTTTAAGAAATTTTTGTTTAATGGTGAGTTAATATCTGAGACAGAATTTAAAGATTATTATGAGTATCATAAGAAGAACGTTTATGAAGTTATTAGAATTATAAATTCAAAAATATTGTTTTTGAATGATCATATAAGTAGGCTTAGTAATTCGATTTTGTTAATGTATGGAAATAAAATTAATTTAGATGATTTAATTCCAAATATAGAGAAAGTTATACAAGAAAATGAAATTTTTAATGGTAATATAAAGATTGAATTTATATTTAAGGATGATAAGGTTAATATATACATTTATCCTATTAGTTTTTATTATCCTGATACACGGTTTGGGGTAACAAGTGTTACACTTAACATTGAGAGGGATAATCCATATATAAAATCTTATAATTATAGTTTGAAGAAGAAGATGGAAAAGTCTATTGAAGATAATGGTGTGTATGAGGTTTTGTTGGTTAATAAAGATGGTTTAATTACTGAAGGGAGTAGGAGTAATATATATTTTATTAAAGATGATAGTTTTTTTACTGCACCAATTCATATGGTTTTGAATGGAGTTACTCGTATCAATGTAAATAAGATTATACGAAACTTAGGCTTTAATTTATTTGAGAATGCTGTTCATGTTGACGATATAGATAAGTTTGATGCTTGTTTTCTTACAAGTACGTCGTCAAATGTTTTGTCTATAAATAGAATTAATGATATTCAAATTAATTCGTCTGAAAATAAATATTTAAATATGGTTAGTTCTTCCTTTGAAAAATATTTAAAAAAAATATAA